The nucleotide window AGCAATTTCTCCATTATGGAACGCTTATCAGGAAGGAAAATAATTTAACTTAGTTTTTAATAATAATTTTAATATGTAATTTAAGGAGTAAAAAAATGCAATATACAGAAAAAGTAATGGATCACTTTATGAATCCACACAATGTAGGAGTAATTGAAAACCCATCTGGATATGGAAAAGTTGGTAACCCATCATGTGGTGACATTATGGAAATATTTATCAAAGTTGAAAATGACATTATAACAGATGTTAAGTTCAGAACTTTTGGTTGTGCTTCTGCAATAGCTAGTTCTTCAGTTTCTACTGAATTAATCAAAGGAAAAACAATTGATGAAGCTATGAAACTTACTAATAAAAAGGTTGTTGAAGAATTAGGAGGATTGCCACCTGTAAAAATGCACTGTTCAGTTCTTGCTGAAGAAGCTATACAGTTAGCAATCAAAGATTACCTATCAAAAAAAGAAGCAAAATAATTTTAACTTAAAGTAGGCATATTATCTAAATTGTAAGGGACGGTACTCTTGTACTGTCTCTTTTTTTCTTTATGAAATATAAGAAATATGGTATAATATCCCTTGTAAATTTTGTATGGGAGATGAATTATGAAAAGGATAATAGTTGCAGTAGCAATGTTAATAAGTACGATATTTTCATATGCTGTAGAAGATTCTGATAATAGATGTAAAGCTTATTTAGTTGGAGATGACACTGGAAATATATATTATGAGCAGAATATAGATGAAAAACTTCCTCTTGCTTCTGTAACTAAGATGATGACTCTTATGCTTACATATGATGAACTAAATAAAGGGCATGTTCATATGAAAGATAAAGTGGTAATTCCTAAAGAGATTGCAGATATTCAGGGAAGC belongs to Fusobacterium sp. DD2 and includes:
- the nifU gene encoding Fe-S cluster assembly scaffold protein NifU; this translates as MQYTEKVMDHFMNPHNVGVIENPSGYGKVGNPSCGDIMEIFIKVENDIITDVKFRTFGCASAIASSSVSTELIKGKTIDEAMKLTNKKVVEELGGLPPVKMHCSVLAEEAIQLAIKDYLSKKEAK